From the genome of Nicotiana sylvestris chromosome 2, ASM39365v2, whole genome shotgun sequence, one region includes:
- the LOC138882280 gene encoding uncharacterized protein — protein MYSRIDRAIVNSTWMTTIPPLSMQVMDSIFSDHSPLCIELDMLGHRCRKAFRFMNCITEHPNFIIVAEDSWRQTNTAHYMEDIWEKPKHVKNAIKELNVKEFKGATERIKNIRGKLKTIHEDMRTPNHPQELFEAEKELRIQLDK, from the coding sequence ATGTATAGTAGGATTGATAGAGCCATAGTCAACTCAACCTGGATGACTACAATTCCACCTCTGTCAATGCAAGTTATGGACTCTATTTTCTCAGATCATTCCCCACTCTGCATTGAATTGGACATGTTAGGACATAGATGCAGGAAAGCCTTTAGATTTATGAATTGTATAACAGAACACCCCAATTTTATTATTGTAGCAGAGGACAGCTGGAGACAAACTAATACTGCACACTATATGGAGGACATATGGGAGAAACCGAAGCATGTCAAGAATGCCATCAAAGAACTGAATGTTAAAGAGTTTAAAGGGGCCacagaaagaataaaaaatatcaGAGGCAAACTCAAAACTATACATGAAGATATGAGAACTCCAAACCACCCACAAGAGTTATTTGAAGCAGAAAAGGAGCTGAGGATACAACTTGATAAATGA
- the LOC104221995 gene encoding paired amphipathic helix protein Sin3-like 2 isoform X2: MSPPLFHRNNFKEGVTKFDMYSQEFTFCEKVKERLQSPVDYQAFLKCLHLYSTEIISRKELQSFVADRLGKYPDLMEGFNEFLEHCERVVGFLAGVMSKSKSYISKLVKGEKDREPKKEEKEAPPKRSELEESFIFVKKVKERFKNDDHVYDSFLEILKKYREEHKTIYEVYHEVAMLFIDHPDLLNDFTKFLPDSSAISMLKQYLDKLTTILSSL, translated from the exons ATGTCTCCACCTTTATTTCACAGAAATAATTTCAAGGAAGGAGTTACAAAGTTTG ATATGTATAGCCAAGAATTCACTTTCTGTGAAAAGGTAAAGGAAAGACTACAAAGTCCAGTTGATTATCAGGCATTCTTAAAATGTCTCCATCTTTATAGCACAGAAATAATTTCAAGGAAGGAGTTACAAAGTTTT GTTGCTGATCGACTTGGAAAATATCCTGATCTTATGGAGGGTTTCAATGAATTTCTAGAGCATTGTGAACGAGTTG TTGGATTTCTAGCAGGTGTTATGAGCAAGAGTAAGTCGTATATATCCAAATTAGTAAAGGGAGAGAAAGACAGAGAgcctaaaaaagaagaaaaagaggctCCTCCAAAGAGAAGTGAACTTGAAGAATCTTTCATCTTTGTGAAGAAAGTAAAG GAACGTTTCAAAAATGATGATCATGTGTACGACTCCTTCCTAGAAATTTTGAAGAAGTACAGGGAGGAGCACAAGACCATATATGAAGTTTACCATGAG GTTGCCATGCTTTTCATTGACCATCCAGATTTGCTTAATGATTTCACTAAATTTTTGCCAGATTCTTCAGCTATTTCCATGCTTAAGCAATATCTTGATAAGTTAACCACCATCCTTAGTTCGTTATAA
- the LOC104221995 gene encoding paired amphipathic helix protein Sin3-like 2 isoform X1 yields the protein MELFNEFLELVINLDLFYVCMNDLLDEFTIAAQTMMNLHQGTHDQDYKEPDNENNGDLSMQRYTDKTKSAVKIEEFGGPNENKDALKNMYSQEFTFCEKVKERLQSPVDYQAFLKCLHLYSTEIISRKELQSFVADRLGKYPDLMEGFNEFLEHCERVVGFLAGVMSKSKSYISKLVKGEKDREPKKEEKEAPPKRSELEESFIFVKKVKERFKNDDHVYDSFLEILKKYREEHKTIYEVYHEVAMLFIDHPDLLNDFTKFLPDSSAISMLKQYLDKLTTILSSL from the exons ATGGAGCTCTTCAATGAATTTCTAGAGTTGGTAATAAATCTGGATCTTTTTTATGTGTGTATGAACGATTTGCTAGATGAGTTCACTATAGCAGCACAAACAATGATGAATTTGCATCAAGGAACTCATGATCAGGATTATAAAGAACCTGATAATGAGAACAATGGAGATCTAAGCATGCAGCGCTATACTGATAAAACGAAATCTGCTGTGAAGATTGAAGAATTTGGAGGACCTAATGAAAATAAAGATGCCCTGAAAA ATATGTATAGCCAAGAATTCACTTTCTGTGAAAAGGTAAAGGAAAGACTACAAAGTCCAGTTGATTATCAGGCATTCTTAAAATGTCTCCATCTTTATAGCACAGAAATAATTTCAAGGAAGGAGTTACAAAGTTTT GTTGCTGATCGACTTGGAAAATATCCTGATCTTATGGAGGGTTTCAATGAATTTCTAGAGCATTGTGAACGAGTTG TTGGATTTCTAGCAGGTGTTATGAGCAAGAGTAAGTCGTATATATCCAAATTAGTAAAGGGAGAGAAAGACAGAGAgcctaaaaaagaagaaaaagaggctCCTCCAAAGAGAAGTGAACTTGAAGAATCTTTCATCTTTGTGAAGAAAGTAAAG GAACGTTTCAAAAATGATGATCATGTGTACGACTCCTTCCTAGAAATTTTGAAGAAGTACAGGGAGGAGCACAAGACCATATATGAAGTTTACCATGAG GTTGCCATGCTTTTCATTGACCATCCAGATTTGCTTAATGATTTCACTAAATTTTTGCCAGATTCTTCAGCTATTTCCATGCTTAAGCAATATCTTGATAAGTTAACCACCATCCTTAGTTCGTTATAA
- the LOC104221992 gene encoding replication protein A 70 kDa DNA-binding subunit A-like, with translation MVLQDEEENQVECVIFNAEIMHFADLFRPFHTYLMSVAQVKESNYMYGNPLNKFTWTIDRCTIVEPIETVNPPEEPLPPPTRLNLTPFGNFEYQPEGSEFDVLAIVLNASPSTYASNGRRIQDFIIMDDHKKPTKFTLWEEFIDHDGNKLLELLKKEYPIILAKKVARPKSSSGKTPQMHTRWSNKFNTGLTNRFSTTIEINPPYPQANVLRTWAQQNEQMLIAYTMKSTGPTCSLLFVPFEEEIVPIAEIRQQNPGQIFYIHAEVALQNENQRFCILACSDCKQHFTRAFSRRKFYCTNCRQATQLVPRCQFEMTLTDQSGSTTTTIVDEYAEKTLFLTSKEIYDICNVKKGLLPLANAQKLLTGKIFKIQIKKLFTRNNEAGKLVILSFIDKSNSVVSQMPATIKDVAEGSKQKIEPAAPEKQEHPHITTKGNGSYKCNAEMKISPPKNC, from the exons ATGGTTTTGCAAGATGAAGAG GAAAATCAAGTGGAATGTGTGATATTCAATGCGGAGATAATGCATTTTGCAGATCTGTTTCGCCCTTTCCATACTTACTTGATGTCAGTTGCACAAGTCAAAGAATCAAACTATATGTACGGAAATCCACTTAACAAATTTACATGGACAATTGATAGGTGTACCATTGTTGAGCCAATAGAAACTGTTAATCCTCCAGAAGAGCCACTACCTCCGCCAACGCGCCTAAATCTTACACCATTTGGCAACTTTGAATATCAACCCGAAGGATCTGAATTCG ATGTGCTTGCCATCGTGCTCAACGCAAGCCCCTCAACCTATGCTTCAAATGGGCGGAGAATTCAAGATTTTATCATCATGGATGATCA CAAAAAACCAACGAAATTCACACTCTGGGAAGAATTTATTGATCATGATGGGAATAAACTACTCGAACTGCTTAAAAAAGAATATCCAATCATTCTTGCTAAAAAGGTTGCAAGACCAAAGTCGTCGTCAGGTAAAACACCTCAAATGCATACAAGATGGAGTAACAAATTCAATACAG GATTGACTAACAGATTCAGTACAACAATCGAAATCAATCCTCCATACCCACAAGCAAATGTGCTGAGAACATG GGCCCAACAAAATGAACAAATGCTTATTGCGTACACAATGAAGAGCACAGGTCCAACATGCTCTCTTTTATTTGTTCCTTTCGAAGAAGAGATAGTACCGATTGCAGAAATCCGACAACAAAATCCA GGTCAAATATTCTACATACATGCTGAAGTCGCACTACAAAATGAGAACCAACGATTTTGTATCCTAGCTTGTTCAGACTGCAAACAACACTTCACACGAGCTTTCTCACGGAGAAAGTTCTATTGCACTAATTGCCGTCAAGCTACCCAATTGGTTCCCAG GTGCCAATTTGAAATGACGCTCACAGATCAGAGCGgttctacaacaacaactattgtCGATGAGTATGCAGAAAAAACATTGTTTCTCACTTCGAAAGAGATTTATGATATCTGCAATGTCAAG AAAGGACTGTTGCCTCTTGCGAACGCACAAAAGCTACTGACTGGCAAGATCTTCAAGATTCAAATAAAAAAGCTGTTTACAAGAAATAATGAGGCAGGAAAGTTAGTTATTTTATCTTTTATAGATAAAAGTAATTCGGTTGTCTCACAAATGCCGGCCACCATCAAGGATGTTGCGGAAGGAAGTAAACAAAAAATTGAACCCGCTGCCCCAGAGAAGCAAGAGCACCCACACATAACAACCAAAGGCAACGGTTCCTACAAATGTAATGCGGAAATGAAAATTTCCCCTCCGAAAAATTGCTGA